The following are from one region of the Petrotoga mobilis SJ95 genome:
- the rpmH gene encoding 50S ribosomal protein L34, translating into MKRTYQPSRIKRKRTHGFLARKRTSTGRNVLRRRRAKGRERLTV; encoded by the coding sequence ATGAAAAGAACATATCAACCATCTAGGATAAAGAGAAAAAGAACTCATGGCTTTTTAGCTAGAAAAAGAACATCAACTGGAAGAAATGTTTTAAGAAGAAGAAGAGCAAAAGGCAGAGAACGTTTAACAGTATAA
- the yidD gene encoding membrane protein insertion efficiency factor YidD, giving the protein MKKLVLKSIDFYRKHISPATPPKCIYLPTCSSYTYEAVEKFGVFKGLYLGFRRFIRCNPLHKGGYDPVPEKFSFFVHKQGKNKQHRRSV; this is encoded by the coding sequence ATGAAAAAGCTTGTTCTCAAGTCTATTGATTTTTATAGAAAACATATATCGCCTGCAACTCCTCCCAAATGTATCTACCTACCGACCTGCTCATCTTACACCTATGAAGCGGTGGAAAAGTTCGGGGTATTTAAAGGTTTGTACTTGGGATTTAGACGTTTTATCAGATGCAATCCATTACACAAAGGGGGCTACGATCCTGTCCCTGAAAAGTTTTCTTTTTTTGTTCATAAGCAAGGAAAAAATAAACAACACAGAAGGAGTGTATGA
- the rnpA gene encoding ribonuclease P protein component: MEGQTFKKKERLRLKRNFKNVFEKGGRLIDNNFVIIYVPNTMDYNRIAVIVNRKFGNAVVRNLIKRYIREIYRTNKTFFPLGYDFVFIPRKELSKNFKGIDYSQIKNQILKLVRKLEA; this comes from the coding sequence ATGGAAGGGCAAACTTTCAAGAAAAAAGAACGCTTACGATTAAAAAGGAATTTCAAAAATGTTTTTGAAAAGGGCGGGCGTTTAATCGATAATAATTTTGTTATAATATATGTTCCGAATACTATGGATTATAACAGGATCGCTGTAATTGTGAACAGAAAATTTGGCAACGCAGTTGTTAGAAATTTAATTAAAAGATACATCAGAGAAATATATAGAACAAACAAAACTTTTTTTCCTTTAGGATATGATTTCGTATTCATTCCAAGAAAAGAGTTATCGAAAAATTTTAAAGGAATAGATTATTCTCAAATTAAAAACCAAATTTTAAAATTGGTGAGGAAGCTAGAAGCATGA